A section of the Streptomyces sp. V3I8 genome encodes:
- a CDS encoding LysM peptidoglycan-binding domain-containing protein, translating into MASRGKHRRPRTSTLTRGIVAAGTGGAALALPLVGATGAHAAQPTHAAQAAQTAQAATAVVPQVSLVTYEVAGGDTLSKIAKAHTTGDWKKLYKANRAVIGDDPALIRPGLELTVGTKNADAPAGTAAAAETTTASAVTPATAKTYTDDLDGWIRESLDVMAQQGIPGTYDGIHRNIIRESSGNPQAMNNWDSNAVAGTPSKGLLQVIDPTFAAYHVSGTSLDPFDPVANITAACNYAAARYGSIDNVFGAY; encoded by the coding sequence ATGGCCTCACGAGGCAAGCACCGCCGTCCCCGAACGAGCACCCTCACCCGTGGCATCGTCGCCGCGGGGACCGGCGGTGCCGCGCTCGCGCTCCCCCTCGTGGGGGCCACCGGCGCCCACGCCGCACAGCCGACCCACGCGGCTCAGGCGGCCCAGACGGCTCAAGCGGCCACGGCCGTGGTTCCGCAGGTCTCGCTGGTCACGTACGAGGTGGCCGGGGGCGACACCCTGTCCAAGATCGCCAAGGCGCACACCACGGGCGACTGGAAGAAGCTGTACAAGGCCAACCGCGCGGTCATCGGCGACGACCCGGCGCTCATCCGTCCGGGCCTCGAGCTGACCGTGGGCACGAAGAACGCCGACGCCCCGGCCGGGACGGCCGCGGCGGCCGAAACGACCACGGCCTCCGCCGTCACCCCGGCCACCGCGAAGACCTACACGGACGACCTCGACGGCTGGATCCGGGAGTCGCTGGACGTCATGGCCCAGCAGGGCATCCCGGGCACCTACGACGGCATCCACCGCAACATCATCCGTGAGTCCTCGGGCAACCCGCAGGCCATGAACAACTGGGACTCCAACGCGGTCGCCGGTACGCCGTCCAAGGGGCTCCTCCAGGTCATCGACCCCACCTTCGCGGCGTACCACGTGTCCGGCACGTCGCTCGACCCCTTCGACCCGGTCGCCAACATCACGGCCGCGTGCAACTACGCCGCCGCCAGGTACGGCTCCATCGACAACGTCTTCGGGGCCTACTGA
- a CDS encoding polyprenyl synthetase family protein yields the protein MTVVGPFGLSVRDQALEADVQAGLTAVEEGLLEATKSEVPFITEAAQHLVRAGGKRFRPLLVMLAAQFGDPYAPGIVPSAVVVELTHLATLYHDDVMDEADVRRGVPSANSRWDNSVAVLTGDFLFARASHILADLGPEAVRIQAEAFERLVTGQILETAGPRDGRDPVDHYMDVLGGKTGSLIAVAGRFGAMMSGADETVVDVLTQYGERLGVAFQLADDVLDIASDSRESGKTPGTDLREGIPTMPVLRLRERVERLGLAEDIALSELLASDLTDDDRHAEALAKLRVHPALDQARRDTVRYAEDARATLAPLPECDAKSALVELCDAVVHRAG from the coding sequence GTGACCGTCGTCGGGCCGTTCGGGCTGAGCGTGCGGGACCAGGCTCTCGAAGCCGATGTCCAGGCCGGACTGACGGCTGTCGAGGAGGGACTGCTCGAGGCCACCAAGAGCGAGGTCCCGTTCATCACGGAGGCCGCGCAGCACCTCGTGCGCGCGGGCGGCAAGCGGTTCCGGCCGCTGCTCGTGATGCTCGCCGCCCAGTTCGGTGACCCGTACGCGCCGGGCATCGTGCCCTCGGCGGTCGTGGTCGAGCTGACCCACCTCGCCACGCTGTACCACGACGACGTGATGGACGAGGCGGACGTGCGCCGGGGGGTGCCCAGCGCCAACAGCCGCTGGGACAACTCGGTGGCGGTCCTCACCGGCGACTTCCTCTTCGCGCGCGCCTCGCACATCCTGGCCGACCTGGGCCCCGAGGCCGTACGCATCCAGGCGGAGGCCTTCGAGCGGCTGGTCACCGGCCAGATCCTCGAGACGGCGGGACCGCGTGACGGCCGCGACCCGGTCGACCACTACATGGACGTGCTCGGCGGCAAGACCGGCTCGCTGATCGCGGTGGCCGGACGCTTCGGCGCGATGATGTCCGGCGCCGACGAGACGGTGGTCGACGTGCTGACGCAGTACGGGGAGCGGCTCGGCGTCGCCTTCCAGCTCGCCGACGACGTGCTGGACATCGCGAGCGACTCGCGCGAGTCCGGCAAGACGCCGGGCACCGATCTGCGCGAGGGCATCCCGACGATGCCCGTGCTGCGGCTGCGCGAGCGCGTGGAGCGGCTGGGGCTCGCGGAGGACATCGCCCTGTCCGAGCTGCTCGCCTCCGACCTGACGGACGACGACCGGCACGCGGAGGCGCTCGCCAAGCTGCGCGTCCACCCCGCGCTGGACCAGGCGCGCCGCGACACCGTGCGGTACGCGGAGGACGCCCGCGCCACGCTGGCGCCGCTCCCGGAGTGCGACGCGAAGTCGGCCCTGGTGGAGCTGTGCGACGCGGTGGTGCACCGCGCGGGCTGA